The proteins below come from a single Tissierella sp. MB52-C2 genomic window:
- the spoIID gene encoding stage II sporulation protein D: protein MKKLGIYISTVLIITIILPTVIVRTFNFVPRGNSVVGESLEKEKKVAEKETIPVKDYKDETIKVYNSKTGETEELKLDEYVKGVVAAEMPAAFHIEALKAQAVAARSYAISRSIKYADGHPDHKSAPICTGIHCQAYLSLEQLGELHGDSWMEEYWGKIEESVNTTKDLAIFYDDEIIETPYHSTSGGRTEDAKDVFAVDLPYLKSVTSPYEEEAPKFKDALTLTLDEFIVKIQSKYPNVKITKDNIQEKIKLIDRTLTGRVKKIAIDGNILEGRDLRDLFSLNSTNFTISLDPKLNIIEIQTYGYGHGVGMSQWGANGMAKHESNFEEILKHYYTGVEIKQIEN from the coding sequence ATGAAGAAACTCGGGATTTATATTTCAACAGTCCTAATAATAACTATAATACTACCTACAGTTATTGTTAGGACCTTTAATTTTGTACCTAGAGGCAATTCAGTAGTTGGAGAATCCTTAGAAAAGGAAAAAAAAGTAGCTGAAAAAGAAACAATACCAGTAAAGGATTATAAGGATGAAACCATTAAAGTATATAATTCAAAAACTGGAGAAACAGAAGAATTAAAATTAGATGAGTATGTAAAGGGTGTAGTTGCAGCAGAAATGCCAGCAGCATTTCATATTGAAGCCCTAAAAGCTCAAGCAGTGGCTGCTAGAAGTTATGCCATAAGTAGAAGTATAAAATATGCCGATGGCCATCCAGATCATAAATCTGCGCCTATTTGTACAGGAATTCATTGCCAGGCATATTTATCACTTGAACAATTGGGAGAACTCCATGGAGACAGTTGGATGGAGGAATATTGGGGTAAGATTGAAGAATCGGTAAACACAACTAAGGATTTGGCAATATTTTATGATGATGAAATTATAGAAACACCATATCATTCAACATCAGGGGGCAGAACAGAAGATGCTAAGGATGTATTTGCAGTAGATTTACCTTATCTAAAGTCTGTAACTAGTCCCTACGAAGAAGAAGCACCAAAATTTAAAGATGCATTGACTTTAACTTTGGATGAATTTATAGTAAAAATTCAATCAAAATATCCTAATGTTAAAATCACTAAGGATAATATACAGGAAAAAATAAAACTAATAGATAGAACCCTAACGGGGAGAGTAAAAAAAATTGCCATAGATGGAAATATATTAGAGGGAAGAGATTTGAGAGATTTATTCAGTTTAAACTCAACTAACTTTACCATATCTTTAGATCCAAAACTAAATATAATAGAAATACAAACATATGGATATGGCCATGGAGTAGGCATGAGTCAATGGGGAGCCAATGGTATGGCCAAACATGAAAGTAATTTTGAAGAGATACTTAAACATTATTATACAGGAGTAGAAATAAAACAAATTGAAAATTAA
- a CDS encoding M23 family metallopeptidase: protein MKNKLMKLMEKEGFILLLFICVCLVAGGTLFLSMKNIGVDKNVGNEEFTIVGENEEERSLYDEQMDLVNNGEEAKTVNADNSEENEEKTLEEETEEKTLEEETEVEEDLTELEEVETVDNTAEDDENLDLEFEDDDYKETPEIVQDTATISLPMDGKVLTDYTSNTLVYSETLDAWVGHEAIDIESSEGAIVKAAADGVVKEVYEDDLWGIVIVIDHGSGLQTRYSNLETKEMIKEGVSVKKGDHISKVGNTAKVEMLMKPHLHFEVIKNGKLVDPRSISD, encoded by the coding sequence ATGAAAAATAAATTAATGAAACTAATGGAAAAAGAAGGATTCATTCTACTTTTATTTATCTGTGTATGTTTAGTGGCGGGAGGTACTTTGTTTTTATCCATGAAAAATATAGGTGTGGATAAAAACGTAGGCAATGAGGAGTTCACCATTGTAGGAGAAAATGAAGAAGAAAGATCTCTATATGACGAGCAAATGGATTTGGTCAATAATGGGGAAGAAGCCAAGACAGTAAATGCAGATAATTCAGAGGAAAATGAAGAGAAAACCTTAGAGGAAGAGACTGAAGAAAAAACCTTAGAGGAAGAAACAGAAGTGGAAGAAGACCTTACTGAGTTAGAGGAAGTAGAAACTGTAGATAATACTGCAGAAGATGATGAAAACTTAGACTTAGAGTTTGAAGATGACGACTATAAAGAGACACCAGAAATAGTCCAAGATACTGCAACTATTTCTCTTCCTATGGATGGGAAAGTATTGACGGATTATACTTCTAATACTCTAGTTTACTCAGAAACTTTAGATGCATGGGTAGGACATGAAGCTATTGATATTGAATCGTCTGAGGGAGCAATAGTTAAGGCAGCAGCAGATGGAGTAGTTAAAGAGGTATACGAAGATGATCTATGGGGAATAGTCATAGTAATAGATCATGGAAGTGGTTTACAGACTAGGTATTCGAACCTTGAGACTAAGGAAATGATCAAAGAAGGAGTTAGCGTAAAGAAGGGAGATCACATATCTAAAGTGGGAAATACTGCGAAGGTTGAAATGCTAATGAAACCTCATCTTCATTTTGAGGTTATAAAAAATGGAAAATTAGTAGATCCACGTTCTATTAGTGATTAA